The following DNA comes from Allobranchiibius huperziae.
CACCGGGCTCGGTCCGGCACGTGTGGACAAGCAGCTCCCCGGGAGGGCACCTGTGGAAAGCGTAGACCAGTGACCGAACACGCGTACGAAGCGACACGCCGTACGTCGGCACTCCCCCGGCGCCGACTCAACCGGCCGGACCCACCACGTGTGCGTTCTGCGTCCGCGGCCAGTGCTGCAGCCCTGGCCACCGACGCAAAACCCCCACCACACACGAAACGTGCGACGGATCCCCAACCGACTCAACCTTTCGAGCCGCTTCCTGACACTCCGCTGCGGGCGCACCTCGCTGCGCGCTTCGTCAGCGACTCAGCCTGACCAGGCCCGTGTGATTGTCCTGCGGCAGCTGTCCGTCGATGACCGCGCCCACGCTGATGGCGTCGAGCGTCACCAGTCCGCCGAAACTGGTCATGAAAGAGGTGTCCGCGGCATCACGTCCGGTCGCCACCCGCAGCAGCGACTGCCGCGGTGCGAGGCCGGTGGCATCCACCGTGTGCCACGCCCCCTCGACGTAGACCTCGACGACCGCGTGGAAGTCCATCGGATCCAGACCGGCTGCGTAGACCGCGATCAGCCGCGCCGGCACGCCACGGGCGCGCAGGATCGCGATGGCCAGGTGCGCAAAGTCGCGGCACACGCCGTTGCCGAGCAGGAAGGTGTCGAGTGCGCCGTCGGTCGGCCGCGAGGAGCCCGCGACGTACGCCGTGCGCCGCTGCACCCACTGCCGCACGGCGAGCACCAGCTCGACTCCGTCGAGATCGCCGAAGAGTTCCGCAGCCACTCCGAAGAGCCGGTCGGACTCGGCGTACCGGCTCGGCACCTGGTTGCCCAGCTGCGCGCCGGTGCCCTCGTCACCGTCCTCCTCGTAACCGGAAACCGTTGCCTCGTAACGCATCTGGTACGCGCCGGGCGTCGCCTCGAAGAGGTGCAGCACCCCGTCGTGGGTGTCCTCCACCTCTTGGACGTCGACATCGTCACCATCACGCGTGATCCGCATCGACTCGTCGATCTGCAGGCCCTTGCACCGCGCCGCAGCGACCGCGAGCACGATCCTGGCCGGCCCGTCGACCCGGAAGTCCAGGGCGGCGTTCACCATCCGCTTCACGCCTACGGCTCCTTCGTCTCGGTGCCCGGCAGATCGCGGCCCAGCCACCGCTCAGGGGGCACCTCGAGGTCCACGCAGAGCGCGCGCCACACCTCGCGCGGGCCCACGCCGTCCTCCAGGGCCTCGTCCGCGCTGCGATCCTGCAGCGCGTGGATCGCGTGCGACCGCGCGAGCACCCGGCTGTATCCCGAGCCGAACTCGTCGTCCATCAGCCGCCAGAACTCGCTCAATCGCACGCCGCCAGTCTGACAGCCGTCGGCGTGCCCGAACGACGCTGCGCAAAGCAGCCCACTCGGCGCGGCCCACCCGAGCCACGCGCGATACTTCAGCCATGCGCCTCATCACCGCTCCCGCCGTCCCCGACTCCCCCGCACGGGTGCACGCTCCACAGGACGCTCCCGTGCGCGTCGGACTGGTGCAGCACGCGTGGGATCCCGACGCCGCGCGCCTGACGCAGACGCTGCACGAAGGCATCGGTCAGGCCGCGGATGCCGGCGCCCGATTCGTCTTCCTGCCCGAGCTGACCCTGTCGCGCTATCCGGCCGACACCCTCCCTTCGGGCGTGGCATCCGAGACGGCCGAGGATCTCTCAGACGGCCCGACGATGCGCTTCGCCCGCGACGCCGCGCGCGAGCACGGCGTCTACGTGCACGCCTCTCTCTACGAACGCGCCGACGCCGAGGACGGCCGCGGCCTCAACACCGCGATCCTGGTCTCGCCCGACGGCGACCTGGTGCAGCGCACCCGCAAGACGCACATCCCTGTGACCGCCGGCTACTACGAGGACAAGTACTTCCGCCCGGGTCCGGCGGATGACGCCTATCCCGTTGCGATCGTGGAGGATCCGGCGATCAAGCTGGGTATGCCGACGTGCTGGGACGAGTGGTTCCCCGAGGTCGCGCGGTCGTACGCGCTCGCCGGTGCCGACGTCCTCGTCTACCCCACGGCCATCGGCTCGGAGCCGGACCACCCGGAGTTCGACACCCAGCCGCTGTGGCAGCACACGATCGTCGCGCACGCCATCGCCAACGGGCTCTTCGTGATCGCTCCCAACCGCTGCGGCAGCGAGGGACTCATCACGTTCTACGGCACGTCGTTCGTGGCCGATCCGTACGGCCGCGTCCTGGTGCAGGCACCCCGCGACGAACAGTGCGTGCTGGTGGCCGACCTCGACATCGCCCAGCGACGCGACTGGCTCGACCTCTTCCCGTTCCTCGCCACCCGTCGTCCAGACACCTACGCGTCGCTCTCCGCGCCGATCCGTCCGGAGCACCGGCGCACGGTCGACCAGTGACGGCGCCGATGGCCGGCGACTGGCGGATGCCGCCGGAGTGGGCGCCGCACGCGCGCACCTGGATGGCGTTCCCGACGAAGGGCTACACGCTCGGTGACACGCCTGCGGAGGCCGAGGCGGCGCGGCGTACCTGGGCATCAGTCGCCAACGCCGTCGCCCGCTTCGAGCCGGTCTCGATGGTGGTCGCGCCGGCGGACGCCGACCTCGCGCGCGGCCTGCTCGACCCCGCGGTCGAGTTGCACCAGACCGATCTCGACGACGCCTGGATGCGCGACATGGGCCCGTCGTTCGTGCTGTCGGCCGACGGCTCGCGCCTCGGCGCGGTCGACTGGGTCTTCAACGGGTGGGGTGCGCAGTCCTGGGCCAGCTGGGAGTACGACGCGCAGATCGGCAGGTATGTCGCAGGGCTCGCCGGTGCCGAGGTCGTCACGTCGCCGATCGTCAACGAGGGTGGAGGTTTCCACGTCGACGGTGAGGGGACCGTGCTGCTGACCGAGACGGTGCAGCTCGACCCCGGGCGCAACCCGGGCGCCACGAAGGCGTCCATCGAGGCCGAGTTCGCGCGCAGTCTCGGGGTGGACACCTTCGTCTGGCTGCCCCGCGGGCTCACCCGCGACTACGACGAGTTCGGCACCCGGGGCCATGTCGACATCGTGGCGACGTTCCCGTCCCCCGGCGTGGTGCTCGTGCACTCCCAGGAGGACCCGGACCACCCCGACCACGCGGTCAGCCGGTCGCTGATCGACAGCCTGCGCGGCGTCGTGGAAGCGGGCGGACGCACGCTGGAGATCGTCGAGATACCAGC
Coding sequences within:
- a CDS encoding transglutaminase-like domain-containing protein; its protein translation is MVNAALDFRVDGPARIVLAVAAARCKGLQIDESMRITRDGDDVDVQEVEDTHDGVLHLFEATPGAYQMRYEATVSGYEEDGDEGTGAQLGNQVPSRYAESDRLFGVAAELFGDLDGVELVLAVRQWVQRRTAYVAGSSRPTDGALDTFLLGNGVCRDFAHLAIAILRARGVPARLIAVYAAGLDPMDFHAVVEVYVEGAWHTVDATGLAPRQSLLRVATGRDAADTSFMTSFGGLVTLDAISVGAVIDGQLPQDNHTGLVRLSR
- a CDS encoding DUF3046 domain-containing protein — protein: MRLSEFWRLMDDEFGSGYSRVLARSHAIHALQDRSADEALEDGVGPREVWRALCVDLEVPPERWLGRDLPGTETKEP
- a CDS encoding nitrilase-related carbon-nitrogen hydrolase, translated to MRLITAPAVPDSPARVHAPQDAPVRVGLVQHAWDPDAARLTQTLHEGIGQAADAGARFVFLPELTLSRYPADTLPSGVASETAEDLSDGPTMRFARDAAREHGVYVHASLYERADAEDGRGLNTAILVSPDGDLVQRTRKTHIPVTAGYYEDKYFRPGPADDAYPVAIVEDPAIKLGMPTCWDEWFPEVARSYALAGADVLVYPTAIGSEPDHPEFDTQPLWQHTIVAHAIANGLFVIAPNRCGSEGLITFYGTSFVADPYGRVLVQAPRDEQCVLVADLDIAQRRDWLDLFPFLATRRPDTYASLSAPIRPEHRRTVDQ
- a CDS encoding agmatine deiminase family protein, which translates into the protein MPPEWAPHARTWMAFPTKGYTLGDTPAEAEAARRTWASVANAVARFEPVSMVVAPADADLARGLLDPAVELHQTDLDDAWMRDMGPSFVLSADGSRLGAVDWVFNGWGAQSWASWEYDAQIGRYVAGLAGAEVVTSPIVNEGGGFHVDGEGTVLLTETVQLDPGRNPGATKASIEAEFARSLGVDTFVWLPRGLTRDYDEFGTRGHVDIVATFPSPGVVLVHSQEDPDHPDHAVSRSLIDSLRGVVEAGGRTLEIVEIPAPATLFDDDGPVDYSYVNHLVVNGGVVACTFDDAHDDRALDVLRQVYPSREVVGVDAREIFARGGGIHCITQQQPALP